One part of the Nostoc sp. PCC 7120 = FACHB-418 genome encodes these proteins:
- a CDS encoding AmpG family muropeptide MFS transporter: MREVQALRQAFQSRKMGALLLLGFASGLPLFLTSRTLQLWMQDAKVDLGKITLFGLLALPYSLKFLWSPLLDRFVPPLLGARRGWLICTQIGLTLAIAALALQQPSQSDQVLQILAINCLIITFLSATQDIAGDAYRTDILNPLEAEPGASVWVLGYRIALFITSSLAIVLADYIPWNGVYLLMAVFMAGSILTTLWSPPEPEIRNAIEKYAPISVKDVIFIVLITVLVAGLIGGVFVGYIALPVFYWLLASLIVAWIVTSWLLPIELLGEVTEDSPPQNLQAAIFLPFKEFFHRFGLTQASVILIFIILYKLGDSLVGITANLFLREIAFTKTEIGAIQAGMGFIATTIGVLAGGVIMTKIHLNRSLWIFGILQLLSNLGYYALAVAGKNYSLLVLAVNIENFSAGLVTVATVAFLMNLCNHRFTTTQFALFSSLMAISRDVLSAPAGDLAKATGWPAFFLLTLAAALPGLLLLPVVAPWNPKPVAINRPGLDDEDVWETK; the protein is encoded by the coding sequence ATGAGAGAAGTTCAAGCACTGCGACAAGCCTTTCAAAGTCGCAAAATGGGAGCGCTACTACTGCTAGGTTTTGCATCTGGGTTGCCTTTGTTCTTGACTAGTAGAACATTGCAGCTATGGATGCAGGATGCCAAAGTTGATTTAGGAAAAATCACCTTATTTGGGTTGTTGGCTTTGCCTTATTCCCTAAAATTTCTGTGGTCGCCCTTATTAGATAGATTTGTCCCACCACTTTTAGGAGCTAGACGGGGTTGGTTAATATGCACCCAAATTGGGTTAACATTAGCGATCGCTGCCTTAGCATTACAACAACCATCTCAAAGTGACCAAGTACTGCAAATCCTGGCTATCAACTGTCTCATCATTACTTTTTTGAGCGCTACCCAAGACATCGCCGGAGATGCTTACCGTACCGATATTTTAAACCCCCTCGAAGCTGAACCTGGTGCATCAGTTTGGGTGCTAGGTTATCGCATAGCCTTGTTTATCACCAGTTCCCTAGCGATAGTTTTAGCCGACTATATTCCCTGGAATGGCGTTTACTTACTTATGGCTGTTTTCATGGCGGGGAGTATTTTAACTACCTTGTGGTCGCCGCCAGAACCAGAAATCCGCAACGCTATTGAAAAGTATGCACCTATATCTGTTAAAGACGTTATTTTTATCGTCTTAATCACAGTCTTAGTTGCGGGATTAATTGGCGGTGTCTTTGTCGGTTATATTGCTCTGCCTGTATTTTATTGGTTATTGGCGAGTTTAATAGTCGCTTGGATTGTCACCTCCTGGCTATTACCCATAGAACTTTTAGGAGAAGTCACAGAAGATAGTCCTCCCCAAAATTTGCAAGCTGCAATTTTTCTCCCCTTCAAAGAATTTTTTCACAGATTTGGCTTAACTCAAGCCAGCGTCATCCTGATTTTTATTATCCTTTATAAATTAGGTGACTCCCTAGTAGGTATTACCGCCAACCTGTTCCTGCGAGAAATTGCTTTTACCAAAACTGAGATTGGGGCAATTCAGGCTGGTATGGGTTTTATCGCCACAACTATCGGCGTATTAGCTGGTGGCGTAATCATGACGAAAATCCACCTCAATCGCAGTTTGTGGATCTTTGGTATTCTTCAATTACTGAGCAACTTAGGTTATTATGCACTAGCCGTTGCTGGCAAAAATTATTCACTTCTAGTCTTGGCAGTGAATATCGAAAACTTCAGTGCAGGATTAGTGACAGTTGCTACAGTAGCATTCTTAATGAACCTTTGTAACCATCGCTTTACTACTACTCAATTCGCTTTATTCTCTAGCTTAATGGCTATTAGTAGAGACGTTTTATCTGCACCAGCAGGAGATTTGGCTAAAGCCACAGGCTGGCCGGCATTTTTCTTGCTTACCTTAGCAGCAGCATTACCTGGATTGCTGCTTTTGCCTGTTGTCGCCCCTTGGAATCCTAAACCAGTGGCAATAAATAGACCAGGACTTGATGACGAGGATGTATGGGAAACCAAGTAG
- a CDS encoding GNAT family N-acetyltransferase: MTIYHLRRGSTLERSQLVKFIQRTYQELFPQQKEFAHLAITVEQYFSQDTPLWWVDFSHEESRAELGSMTWVESLNISSPLLPKFARRETLLATSLPAPCSPASSPVACLWMGNAIDQIKGDRHAHIFLLYVVPEHRRRGIATALMQYAENWAKERGDRQIALQVFQSNPPAINLYNHLGYQTQSLWMVKKIN; this comes from the coding sequence ATGACTATTTATCATCTTCGACGCGGCTCAACCTTGGAGCGATCGCAACTCGTCAAATTCATCCAGCGTACTTACCAAGAGTTGTTCCCCCAACAAAAAGAATTTGCTCATCTAGCAATAACCGTTGAGCAATACTTTTCCCAAGACACACCTTTGTGGTGGGTCGATTTTTCTCATGAGGAATCGAGGGCAGAATTAGGAAGCATGACATGGGTAGAGTCTTTGAATATTTCCTCCCCTCTGCTCCCGAAGTTCGCCCGGAGGGAAACCCTCCTTGCGACTTCTCTTCCTGCTCCCTGCTCCCCTGCCTCTTCTCCTGTGGCTTGTCTATGGATGGGAAATGCGATAGATCAAATTAAAGGCGATCGCCATGCTCATATTTTTTTGCTGTATGTCGTCCCAGAACATCGCAGACGCGGGATTGCTACAGCATTAATGCAATATGCAGAAAATTGGGCAAAGGAAAGAGGCGATCGCCAAATTGCATTACAAGTATTTCAATCAAACCCACCAGCCATAAATCTTTACAATCACTTAGGTTATCAAACCCAATCCCTCTGGATGGTAAAGAAAATTAATTAG
- a CDS encoding HEAT repeat domain-containing protein: MYDEEDLSLLDIEEELESPLDKIEPITAESEIPKPDPDEMLALLDNPQPQKRMLAARAFCDIEDSRATPILIRLLSDNCPLVRVSASYGIGRNPSADAVEPLIAQLYRDLNGYVRKGVVWALGNCHDRRCLAPLADALRTDISAVRLWSASALAQMTGVGYEAIVGAIPPLIEALVQDTVAAVRSNSAWSIGQLCKELPSNIVYATAIDALIQAFAEDKDLGVREDAKASLLGVGDPRGLQLIETLEQEGWF; the protein is encoded by the coding sequence ATGTATGACGAAGAAGACCTAAGCCTACTCGATATCGAGGAGGAGTTAGAAAGCCCCTTAGATAAGATAGAACCGATTACGGCTGAGTCAGAAATACCAAAGCCTGACCCAGATGAAATGCTAGCGCTCCTAGACAATCCGCAACCACAAAAACGGATGTTAGCAGCTCGCGCTTTTTGCGATATCGAAGACTCACGCGCTACGCCAATTTTGATTCGTCTTTTGAGTGATAACTGTCCACTGGTACGAGTGAGTGCATCCTATGGCATCGGTCGTAATCCCAGCGCAGATGCAGTTGAACCATTAATTGCCCAACTGTATCGAGATTTGAATGGCTACGTCAGAAAAGGTGTTGTTTGGGCATTAGGTAACTGCCACGATCGCCGTTGTTTAGCACCCCTAGCCGATGCTCTCAGAACGGATATTTCCGCCGTGCGCCTTTGGTCTGCTAGCGCCTTAGCCCAGATGACAGGAGTTGGCTATGAGGCGATCGTTGGTGCAATCCCACCACTAATTGAAGCTCTAGTACAAGATACAGTAGCCGCAGTGCGGAGTAACAGCGCGTGGTCAATTGGGCAATTGTGTAAAGAACTGCCTTCTAATATAGTTTACGCTACAGCGATCGACGCTTTAATTCAAGCCTTCGCCGAAGACAAAGACTTAGGTGTGCGCGAAGATGCGAAAGCCTCATTATTAGGTGTAGGCGACCCCCGTGGCTTGCAACTGATTGAAACCTTAGAACAAGAAGGCTGGTTTTAG
- a CDS encoding phosphomannose isomerase type II C-terminal cupin domain: protein MTQSENNGQLEANDSSSHSGSRYWGNVEVIEEGESYRISRIEIKPRHGIKPQIHYHRNEHWVVVSGVAKVTCGDDEVLLGRNQSTYVPAATLHKVDNPGSIPLVILEIQNGEYLGEDDTERPYDLNLVKPGVENK from the coding sequence ATGACTCAGAGTGAAAACAATGGGCAGTTAGAGGCTAATGATTCTTCCTCACACTCAGGTTCACGTTACTGGGGTAATGTGGAGGTAATTGAAGAGGGAGAAAGCTACAGAATTAGTCGCATTGAAATCAAGCCTAGACATGGTATTAAACCCCAAATCCATTATCACCGTAATGAACATTGGGTGGTAGTCTCTGGTGTTGCTAAGGTGACTTGTGGCGATGATGAAGTTTTGCTAGGTCGTAATCAGTCAACTTATGTACCAGCCGCAACACTACATAAAGTAGATAACCCAGGGTCTATCCCGTTAGTAATTCTAGAAATTCAAAATGGTGAATATTTAGGTGAGGACGATACAGAGCGTCCTTATGACTTAAATTTGGTTAAGCCTGGGGTTGAGAATAAGTAG
- a CDS encoding PQQ-dependent sugar dehydrogenase, with protein MKVSGRFVLPVFLFITSAACNQTSASLDNSPPQEASTSAAQLAQNPTQGKNLIPTETFSPTPIRIDLQNLPAPFATDSASKAPQVVSIPQKPVLKVPAGFTVNVFAEGLDAPRWLALTPSGDVLVTETRQNRIRLLRDTNGDGVADVRQTFASGENGLNIPFGMAFAGNSFFLGNTDAVLQFPYTKGQQQLTGTGTKIADLPGGGYNQHWTRNVVASPDGKQLYVSVGSRSNVDEEELPRASVQVMNLDGSQKQTFAFGLRNPVGLDFHPVTKELYTTVNERDGIGDDLVPDYLTRIRQGEFYGWPYAYFKPENLDPRQKTGDQSKRPDLAARTRNPDVLFQAHSAALGLQFYDGQTFPQRYRNGAFVAFRGSWNRDRGTGYKVVFVPFNSQGRPQGYYEDFLTGFMLDPDIPTTWGRPVGLLVLPDGSLLVTEEANDRIYRIQYTGG; from the coding sequence ATGAAGGTTTCTGGGCGTTTCGTGCTGCCTGTGTTTCTATTCATCACCTCAGCAGCCTGTAACCAGACTAGCGCCTCATTAGATAATTCCCCACCACAAGAAGCATCTACATCTGCGGCTCAACTGGCGCAAAATCCCACACAGGGAAAGAACCTCATCCCTACAGAAACATTTTCACCTACACCTATCCGTATTGACTTACAGAATTTACCAGCGCCCTTTGCTACAGATAGTGCATCTAAAGCCCCGCAAGTTGTATCGATTCCCCAAAAACCAGTTCTGAAAGTCCCAGCCGGGTTTACAGTTAATGTTTTTGCCGAAGGTCTAGACGCACCTCGCTGGCTGGCTTTAACTCCCAGTGGCGATGTGTTGGTGACGGAAACTAGACAAAACCGGATTCGTTTATTGCGTGATACTAACGGCGATGGGGTAGCGGATGTCCGTCAGACTTTTGCTAGTGGGGAAAATGGACTGAATATTCCCTTTGGGATGGCGTTTGCTGGCAATTCCTTCTTTTTAGGTAATACCGATGCCGTTTTACAGTTTCCCTACACCAAAGGACAGCAACAACTCACTGGCACTGGTACAAAAATTGCTGACCTCCCCGGTGGTGGTTACAATCAACACTGGACTCGTAATGTTGTGGCATCACCTGATGGTAAACAACTATATGTTTCCGTTGGTTCTCGTTCTAATGTGGATGAGGAAGAATTACCAAGAGCTTCTGTGCAGGTGATGAATTTGGATGGTTCTCAAAAGCAGACTTTTGCCTTTGGCTTACGTAACCCTGTTGGTCTTGACTTTCATCCTGTGACCAAAGAACTTTATACTACCGTGAACGAGAGGGATGGAATTGGTGATGATTTGGTTCCAGATTACCTGACACGGATTCGCCAAGGGGAATTTTACGGCTGGCCTTATGCCTACTTTAAACCCGAAAACCTCGACCCCAGACAAAAAACAGGTGATCAAAGTAAGCGCCCAGATTTAGCAGCGCGTACCCGTAACCCAGATGTCTTGTTTCAAGCTCACTCAGCTGCATTGGGCTTGCAATTTTATGATGGTCAAACTTTTCCTCAAAGATATCGTAACGGTGCTTTTGTGGCTTTTCGAGGTTCTTGGAACCGCGATCGCGGTACTGGATATAAAGTAGTATTTGTTCCCTTTAATAGCCAAGGAAGACCGCAAGGTTACTATGAAGATTTTCTCACTGGATTTATGCTAGACCCTGATATACCAACCACTTGGGGGCGACCTGTAGGTTTACTTGTATTACCTGACGGTAGTCTATTAGTTACAGAAGAAGCAAACGATCGCATTTACCGAATTCAATATACAGGGGGTTAG
- a CDS encoding ester cyclase yields the protein MSLEDNKFIVLQAYEAFDLGDIEKGKTFVASDIIGCVMGSHQLQGSDAFFEYALMMRSAFPDGSHTFIDVIAEGDKVVTRGTFSGTHQGEIMGIPPTGKHVKFSVIHIDHVINGKIVEHWGQGDMMALMRQLGAVSN from the coding sequence ATGTCATTAGAAGATAATAAATTTATAGTCCTGCAAGCTTACGAAGCCTTTGATTTAGGAGACATCGAAAAAGGTAAAACATTTGTAGCCTCAGATATTATTGGCTGTGTGATGGGGAGCCATCAACTTCAAGGATCTGATGCTTTTTTTGAGTATGCACTGATGATGCGTTCTGCTTTTCCAGATGGTTCCCACACTTTTATCGATGTGATTGCTGAAGGCGATAAGGTTGTTACCCGTGGGACATTCAGTGGAACTCATCAAGGAGAAATTATGGGTATTCCACCGACAGGAAAGCACGTCAAATTTTCAGTCATTCATATTGATCATGTCATTAATGGCAAAATTGTAGAACATTGGGGTCAAGGTGACATGATGGCGTTAATGCGGCAATTAGGTGCTGTATCTAACTGA
- a CDS encoding Crp/Fnr family transcriptional regulator — protein MSLDQVQTITSLNSDDQMYESFHEFIRQLLPDFKIDLTLVEPLLEVKKVNKGEFFLREGDVCEVLGLTLKGCLRTFFLKDGKEFTLFFHVEHQPLGDYESFCKQIPACFSCEAIEDSEVLVINHEALEVFEVSPDGQKLLRLHAESLAFMLRDKLLSLFRDTPEQRYLKIIQKEPELLQRIPQYYLASYLGIEPESLSRLKRRVKQQQVS, from the coding sequence TTGAGCTTAGATCAGGTTCAAACCATCACAAGTTTAAATTCCGATGATCAAATGTATGAATCATTTCACGAATTCATTCGGCAACTTTTGCCCGATTTCAAAATTGACCTCACCCTTGTTGAACCACTTTTAGAGGTCAAAAAAGTTAATAAGGGTGAATTCTTTTTGCGGGAGGGTGATGTTTGTGAAGTTCTTGGCTTGACGCTGAAAGGTTGTCTGAGAACATTTTTCTTAAAAGACGGAAAAGAGTTCACTTTATTTTTTCATGTCGAACATCAACCACTGGGTGATTACGAGAGCTTTTGCAAACAAATACCCGCCTGTTTTTCTTGTGAGGCGATTGAAGATTCTGAGGTACTGGTTATCAACCATGAGGCATTAGAAGTTTTTGAAGTAAGTCCAGATGGACAAAAACTTTTGAGGCTCCATGCTGAAAGTCTTGCGTTTATGCTGCGAGATAAATTGCTGTCTCTTTTTAGGGATACGCCTGAACAGCGTTATCTGAAGATAATTCAAAAAGAACCCGAACTCTTACAGCGCATTCCTCAATACTACCTAGCATCATATCTGGGAATTGAACCAGAATCTTTAAGCCGATTAAAACGCAGAGTCAAACAGCAGCAAGTTTCTTAA